A stretch of Lathyrus oleraceus cultivar Zhongwan6 chromosome 6, CAAS_Psat_ZW6_1.0, whole genome shotgun sequence DNA encodes these proteins:
- the LOC127097935 gene encoding uncharacterized protein LOC127097935 has product MLLYTHFTLFFSPTFTLFTHQIKQLLFSSNYSNFPTLYILLHSDHQHFLFAIAMGTCISSTEKLTAEIFPNDGAAVRLHGTPDTIYTAYTRFALLRNTTSSDPVPPSRPPLAPRALRSNWENLITVPMRSEFESGSRDALLRFIDARFPNLSAETPTATTTSGDESEYEATSLMVKVTRLQHKSVTWHVERLVRWAEDLATRGGRKAVDPKMGSWKMEVRKFGKSYSQLLEVMMEHAQMEEKVLFPIFDSVDRGLSKAAKDEHARDLPIMNGIKEIIKSVEVLESRSPNYIETLYNLSKRLNSFQEQCKQHFMEEDLELLPLMEAVELSKDQDERALEQSFDVMQATHSGLLKFLFEGLSPNDVVKYLDLINMCRDKERMESMLQMIIE; this is encoded by the exons ATGTTACTATACACTCACTTTACTCTCTTCTTCTCTCCCACTTTCACTTTATTTACGCATCAAATCAAACAACTCCTCTTTTCTTCAAATTACTCCAACTTTCCCACCTTATATATTCTTCTTCATTCCGATCACCAACATTTTCTATTTGCAATTGCAATGGGAACCTGTATAAGCTCCACCGAAAAACTCACGGCGGAAATTTTTCCCAACGACGGAGCCGCCGTCCGGTTACACGGCACGCCAGACACTATTTACACTGCATACACTCGATTCGCCCTTCTCCGTAATACTACTTCCTCGGACCCCGTTCCACCTTCCAGACCGCCACTGGCGCCGCGTGCCTTACGATCCAACTGGGAGAATCTGATTACGGTCCCAATGAGGTCGGAGTTCGAGTCAGGCTCTCGCGACGCGCTTCTGCGATTTATCGACGCGCGGTTCCCAAACTTATCAGCGGAGACACCTACAGCAACGACGACAAGTGGTGATGAGAGTGAGTACGAAGCGACGTCGTTAATGGTGAAGGTGACTCGTCTGCAACATAAGAGCGTGACGTGGCATGTGGAGAGATTGGTGAGATGGGCGGAGGATCTGGCGACACGTGGAGGGAGGAAGGCCGTTGATCCAAAAATGGGGAGTTGGAAAATGGAGGTGAGAAAATTCGGAAAGAGTTACTCTCAGTTACTGGAAGTGATGATGGAGCATGCTCAAATGGAAGAGAAAGTCCTCTTCCCTATTTTTGATTCTGTTGATCGAG GGCTATCTAAGGCTGCAAAGGATGAACATGCTAGGGACTTGCCTATCATGAATGGTATTAAAGAAATCATCAAATCTGTTGAGGTTTTGGAATCAAGAAGCCCCAATTACATAGAGACTTTGTACAATCTTTCTAAGAGGCTCAATTCATTTCAG GAACAATGCAAACAACACTTTATGGAAGAGGATTTAGAATTACTTCCATTAATGGAGGCAGTTGAGTTGAGCAAAGATCAAGATGAGAGAGCACTGGAGCAAAGTTTTGATGTGATGCAAGCAACACATAGTGGATTGTTAAAGTTTCTTTTTGAAGGACTCTCTCCTAATGATGTAGTGAAGTACTTGGACTTGATTAACATGTGTAGGGACAAAGAGAGAATGGAATCAATGCTTCAAATGATTATTGAATGA